GGATGACTAAGTAGTTGCACAGAACTTTGGTGTGAATAGACACTTTTCCTCTGTGATCTTGCATTTGCCACCAGTAACAGTGGGGTAATGAAAGTTTTTGTTGTTATGTAACCTGTTGATACGGATCAGAGATGTGTTAAGATAACTAATTTTCGTGTGTCAGTTAAGGGAAGAAGATAAAAATTTCTTTCATTCTCTGACAAACATTTTTTACTCTTTTGTGGTTGGACTTCTTGTAGCTGCATCAGTAATTTTTCTTCATGAGAGGCTAGTGTCACTGCCGACACCTGCAAAAAAGCTTCTTGTTACGTTCTAAGTATGcattttctaaattttcttgaaaatatcaTGACTATGAGAATGCTGATCTAGCAGTGATTTCTATCCTAGCCACAATGAATGAATCTCAATACTTTTGACACTTGTCAAGTTTAAATATTTGATACTTCTCTATGGTGAACAAGCTAGGGTCAAGGTCATGCCTTTTCTATCATGGCACACCGCTGTGAAGTTCCAGGAAAAGGCACGACCTTGAGCCTCACATGTTAAAGAATGAATCTCAATATTTGATACTTCTTTCCTGTCAAGTTTAAGATTTGTTCATGGGTTAAAATAAATTCAGGACCATCCATTATCAAGGTCATTGAATGTCATTTCCTGCTTTAAAATTAACCATATCTTGCTCCTTCTGTAAAATGGGTTGGCCCATTGCTAATTTAAAAATCTCGAGGGTGCTTAGCACAGAGATTATTTTTTGAACCTAGATGTCTAATGAGGAGCCCGCATGCATAGACTTAGTGGCGGATGTAGAAATGAGTTGTGGGTCATCAAACGAATAACTTTGGCTCATATGAAGTTGAGCAGTTATCATTAACCAAAGAAATGAGAAAGGAGATCCCAGTTACGAGTTCAAGAAATTGCAGTTAAAAGCTCCCAGGCGTAATTTCAATTGtagaacaaaaaagaaaagaaaatgcaCAGCTAAAGCACGTTGCAAAATCTGAGAGTATAAGGACCAggtcaaagaaaaaataagtgAAATATAGAACACTTGAGTGTCTGTTTACCGTTTCACCGAAAAAAGGTGAAAGAAGAACTGCAACTATATATCCTCGAAAACAATCCATATTGGAAGGCCAGGGCAGAAAAAGAGGTTAAAGTAAAGaaaacaatatacaacataaaggaaaatgaaagaacTGATCTTCCAACCAACTTGTCTTATGGAAAATCATAACCTGACTGAAAGTTATATGTCCTCTGTTAGTAACTACTGGTACAACCTCACAACCTCAACCAACGAAAACCATCTGACAAGAAAACCTGTTTTACAGAGGTAAAGACTAGCATTGACCAACAAATGCATTCATAGCTTGGTCCCTCTAGCCAACATGTCCCAGACGAGTTGACCACCCACTGCATATAAGAGTCTTGATTCCTCTAGCCAACCGATATTGAAAAAGTTGCCCTCACAATAATTGCAGAGACAGAATGGCTGCTCAAAAACTAGTCCCTGCAAACACCACAGATGAGGTTAGAATGTCTGTTAAACACCAGTAATAAGAAAGGTGAATCTTCCTCAAAATATAAGCAAACATGTACAAACAAGAGGCAACACAATTAAGAGAAGCGAACGGAAAATACGGTTATCCTCCAGAACAAGAGAACGATAGATCTAATTGATATTCTGGATGAGAGATCCATCCACTGATTCCGGACTCCCTCCCCCCAAatagactttttttttttaattcagcAAATAGACATCATTCATCCCAATAACAGATACATATTAATGACAGAAAACAGGAGGGGAGTGGAAGTGCTTTAACCCTCTCTTGTTTATAGTAAGTTGCAATGTACCATCTCTCAAGGGATTGACAAGAGGATACATTTAAGGAAACTGACAGTCTCAAAAACATTTGAGCTGCATTACCTCCCAAGGAATTGGCAAAAGGAGACACACAGAAACTGACAGACGATCTCACAAACAAACTTAAGAAGGGAGCTTTCACTTCAAATTGCTGTGGAAGTTGAAAAAAATCTGTGATAAGTAGGTGGAGATGCTTCCTTGAAATTTGGTTCTTTTTGTTTTTCAGAAGTCATGAATTTACCACTGATTCTTTGAAGGTATCACGCCTTTTTTGGCTTAAGTTGCAGTTGTGATTTGAGGTCTTGAAAATCCTAATTCTAAGTCTGTTATGTTTTAATTACAATGGCAGAGCAATCAAGCGATGAGGCAGATTGTCACTTCCTGGACGTTGTGCTACTAGTTTCTTCCCCTACCATCCCCTCCATTCCCCTTCCATCACAGCGagctttggaaaaaaaagaagaaaaaatccaTAAACTTCATTTTTTCCAGTCAGTGAAAAAATTCACAGAATtcatcttttcctttttcctttctaTCCTCAACACATTCACATCTCTGCTCTTAATTCAAGAACAAGCTCATCAAGTCACAAAACAAAGTGCAAATGCTGTCAAAAAATGCAGAAAAGCACCAAGATTGCTCAGGGCCTCAAGAGCACATCTTTGTGAAGATAGACGTAAATGAAGAGagcaaataaaaaatactacATACAACGTGaaaaaactaattaacaaataaaatatatatgtaatgcAAGAAACGTAAAAAAAATGTGTAATGGGAAGAAGAATCACTTTGGAGGCAGATAATTAAGGTAAACATGGAGAGCTAAATCACTGGCACACCAAGGTTCCTTGCACTTCATCGCAACAAACACACAAGCAAGTTGTGGGAAGTCTTCAGTAAACAAACTCATTTTATGGTTGAGAATAatgaatttataaaattttggaACGATAAATGGCTGGGAAACAGCATTTTGCAGAAAGATTTTCCAGGACTCTACCAATTAACCGAACATCCCCAAGCGTCAATCATAAACTGTTGGCAAGGAAACTCTTGGAGATTAGCATTTAGAAGGAACATCCTAGACCAGGAGGTAAATGAGCTAAGTTCCTTATTGGACAGTTAACATGGattctccattttttttctgAAGACATAATGGCATGGAGTCGCCGTAAAAATGGTATTTATTCTGTCAAAACATGCTATACTAAATCTTTGCAGCAGTAATAGTATCGCTGAAGTGTGGTCTTTTGGAAACAGTCTGGAAGGTGAAAAAATCCACCAAACATAGACTGTTTCAGCTAGTTAGCTTTTATAGAAGCCTGTCTAACCCAAGAAAACTTCACCAAAAGAGGATTGTGCTCTGCAGCAGGTGTTATGTCATACCCAAGAATCTGAAAACATCAACCACCTTCTACTTCACTATCAAATTGCCAAAGACATCTGGAGTATGTTTTTGAATCTTTTTGGGGTTAGTTGAGTAATGCCCTACACTGTTGAGGAAGCCTGTTTTAGCTGGGGATCTGGAGATATAGTTCCACCCTGCATCTTTTGGTGTATTTGGAAGGAGAGAAATTTTAGATGCTTTGAGTGAGTCACTACACTCCCATATACGTGCTAAAGGCTAGATGTCTAAAGAgtcttttttgttgttgtttactTGAAAATGTAAATAGTATTTGATCATTTCATGGATTTTGTTAGCTCCTTGAATTACACCTAGTGATTGCAGGAGCTATTTTTTTGCTAAGCTGCTGCAACTTTTAGCATCTATCGCATGCAATTTAATGAAGGTTCTCTCATTTTACTTGaccataatattataaaaaaaaacacaacGCAACTATAAATGCAAACTACTATATGGACAACAGAACCAAAAAGAATTGAcataaagtttatgaagcacAGACCTCGataatcaattttaaatattaaatttctaaaaatgCAAAGATGcagtttcaagattttaaaatcaGAATTATCTTATACTAAAATTTCTAATCTATTGTTCTTAAATCACAAACCTATCCATCCATAACATTTTCTATATGTAATAGTTTACTTTAAAGTTCTATTTATTGTTCAGTGCCATGCACTCTCTTCCACATGGATTCCATTGACATTGAGGCGCCTTGCCTAAAGACTGCCAAAAGCGATGTGAAGTGCACCTAGTTTCAAAGATTAAGCACCTTTAACAACATTGCACATCGTCATTTTAATATGGTCACTTGGCAATTTGAGATGGCTTCATTTATGAGGGTGATGAGAGTACTTTATCCATGGATCAAGGTAGGAGTGACAGAGTCAGTGACAATCCTAATCAAAAAACAAGTTTCATATCGCACTAAAGCTAATCAAATCCTAGGATTAAATCCTAAATATGGTATCAGatatgtggatatataaggAGAGCATTTTTCACCATCCATGTCATAAATACTTTTACAACTAAAATTCTACGACTGGACACAATAAAAGATCAACCTACATAAACATAATTATAAAAGCAAGGATCAGAAAACTTACCAGTACTTGATCAAACCATCCCAACCACAAGTAGCAACTTTACTTTGTTCCAGAGGATGCCACTCTACACCAATACAGACCCCTTCATGACACTTGAGAGTTCTGAAGACCTTACACGACTTCCAATCCCAAAACCAGCATCTGCCTTCACCATCTCCTGACAAGACAAACCGTCCATCAGGTGAGAAATTGACCTGGCAGGCATAACCAGCGACGATGTGTCCAGcaaatcttttctttttattcagCTGAAATCTCTCTCGCGTGCTATAAATAAGAATCTGGTTATCCAAACTTTGTGCTGCAATCCAATTCCCATTTGGATGGGGAGAAATAGATGGCATGGAATGCATATGGGGTTCACTTATATACTTAATAACAACTGGAATACCATATTCCCAAACACGTAATGATTTATCATCACTAGAGGTCACAAACCTCCTATTATTATCCACAAAGGTAATTGTATTAACTGCCCCCAGATGTTGATCGTATTCTTGTGTGATCTGTCCACTATTTATATCCCACTGCACAATCTTCTTATCACTCATACCAGCCAAAAGTACATTCTGCTTATCCTCATCAGGATTAAGCCTCACCACATAGGGTATCTTACCCGTTGTGAATGTCTGAATTACTTGTCCTGTTTCTGTATCCCAATACTTGATGTACTTATCATACCCAGCTGTTAAAAACTTTGACCCGTCATTGCTAAACCAAATATCCCTAACTGCCTTCGAATGCCCCATGTAAGTCCTCATACATTTACCGGAATTGTAAACATCCCAAATCTTCACCTTTGTATCCATGCCAGCTGACAAAATCAAATGACCATGCTTAGGGAAAAACCTAATAGCTGAAACCCCTTTCGTGTGTCCACTCCAAGTATGAACCAATCTCTTTGGTATATAACAATGATCATTAGCAGCCTTTGCATCCTTCGGTGGAGCAATCCAAGACCTGCCCTGATAATCCTTTTCCTCTTTACCATGAAATGTGCTCTTTTCAACCATCGGCTCTGCCTTATCTCTATCACCACCTCTTTCTTCACCCTTCTTCTTAGCATACTCTTCAGCATACTTTTTCTGCTCCTCAGATAATTCCACTTGCAACCCTTCTTTCTTGCCAGCCCATGGACTCTTCCTGTTCCTCATCAACCACATGTCTGTGGACGGATTTTCAACTTCCGTCATATCCACGTCCTGCTCATCACCGTCCTCCTCCtccattttttccttctttttctctaATTTCCTCTTCTTCTGTTCATGCTGTGGTATGTTATACACAGAAATTGCATCACATTCCTTCATTTTATCCAAATCACCGATGTAGCTATTTTCAGAGGGATCAAAAGCGTACCCATACTTCTGAAAAGTATTGTACTGCTCGTCGAATACAAAGGGTTCAATGGACGCGTCCTCGACGAACCCTAGCTTGTGATTTCTGAGTCCTTGAGCTAACCCGTCCTTTGCGTACGGGTGAGCTGGGCCGTAAATTGGTGCCCATAGTTGTTCGTACGTTGGGTTGAATCCAACGAGGTGCTGGGTCGGGTCAAGGGGTTTGGATTGAGCTCTGGCAGCGCCGCCGGCAACTGTTAGGGCTAGCATGGTGTCGTCGACATTGGGGGCGGCGGATTTAGATGGAAGCATGCGGATTGGGGACGAATCCGGCGAAGGATTTTGGTCGGAAGATTGGGAATTAGGGTTTTGTGGCGGCGATTCAGCGATTTCATCGTCGGCGTAGGATTGTAAGAGATCCATATTGGGAATTTGCAAATATTGTGAAAATCAGCGATATGTTTATACTTACTTGAGTAAAAACCAAAGCTTTGTAGCTACCAGTGTTTTTTGCCCCCAAAATCTAGACGATGATGATGATGGAATTCTCCCTTATAAAATGCATAGGGctttttcttatattgattgtaaatttttaaaatttccaaaaaatatacTCTATTAAAATCTCCTTTataactaattatttattttgtaagTGAAAATAAAGACTTAAAATGTGAATTACTTTAATTTACTTGCTATATAGAAGCAGCTAGAAACTGGCAATCGTCCATATGTCTGCTTCTAACTGAGGATATTGCAAAAGATTCAACACTCtgtatttcaattttaatacCACTATATGCACCATTCCATATAATAAAGTAATTTTGGTTAGTGTTATGAACAAActtacaataataaaaataataatttcaccTTAATTCTAAACAAGTTAGAGATGATTGTATGAATTCTCAGCGTAACTAAATCTAGACCAACATTATGAACAAAATTACTATGCTAAAAAGAAATCCCAATTTGAGGCAAGAGCTTGATATTTTGAACATAAAAGAGAGAATATTTGCGCAAGTGTCAAATTGGGAAAAAAGATAATGTTCACCTACACACTAATAATGACATAAATTGATCATCTTTATTTGCCAGATTAACATTGTTTCTTTCCTTATTAGTAGCAGATACACATTCACAATGATTTATACAGCCAAAAACTTTGATACAATAGTTGAACATAAAAGAGATAATATTTGCGCAAGTGTCAAATTATGAAAAGGGCTGCCCTGCTTATTGACATGATTTTCAGTTCCCACTTCATGCCTGTTACAGAAGATCGAGGACATATGGTTAGAAAAAATGTACTATGAACCAATGAAACATTCGGAATGAATTATAATTGAGTCATAATACATAGGAACTTATTGAAGTATAACCATCACAAATCAAAAGTGAAGCATTTCTTCTTAGAAACCAATGGTGTCATGTTATGTCACATCATTTTAAGACCGATACTATACGGACCGCCTTGCACACACTTCGACTAATTACACAGGGTACCTGCTGCCACCCACCAACAAAGGTACCCCAGTAGCACTGTCCACCAAGGCAAAATCATCTGGAGTGACATGAGACCGATACCTAGAAAGGGAATGCAGGGGATGTAGCAGTGTCAAGTGCATGTCACAGACAAGTTATTTTTACCTCTTGGTGTAGCTTTGAACCTTCATAAGAAAAGAGCCGACAAGCATTTGCAAAGCTTATCTCAGCAAGTTCTTCTTTTGTCAGCTCAAGTAATGATGCAACATAGGAGAGTACATGGTGAAGGTTTGCAGGATGGTTATGGATTTCTGCTTGGTGTTCATTGCCTTTGTCCTCCTTGTGTAATTTCTCAGACGGATTTCCATCATTAATTCCTCCACTTGATGTTCCATCAGCTGATGAAGTTTCCTTCTCGATCAAATACAGAGAATCTGGATTGCTCAATTTCGGCAAAGCATCTGGTGCATCTGTCTCCAACAAGATCCTGTCCTTAGGAATTGACTTTAACATTTTCTTCGCCTTGCTTTCCTTCATGGACATAAGGAACCCAGAAAAGGAGAAGTACGCACCAAGCTTAGCAAATTCAGGAACCATTTCGGCAGAGCCAAGGTAAGAGTGCAGGATGAAACCAGCAGGAACTGGCCCTGCAGATTTTAATAATTCAAGAAGATCTCCGAAAGCACGAACACAGTGTATGGATGCTGGTCTTTCCAACTCTTTGGCAAGTTGAAGCTGCTGCCGACAGACATCCACCTGATCAGCGAAATCGATCTTCCTTCCGAATGAACCTTTATCTAAACCAATCTCTCCAACTGCAGCAGCAGGAGTAGACTCCAAAAATACTCTCAAGGTTTTCAGCCAATTAGGAGTCCTCTCAGTTATAAACCAGGGATGGAGCCCAAAGTTTGGAACAATACAAGGGTAGCGTTCACTCATTTCCTTGACCAAATGCCAATCTTTCTCTGACACACCATTGACAGCAAAATGGACAACTCCTGTTTCAGTTGTGGTCTTAATGACTTTTGGGAACATATTAATGATCCTTGGATCTTGGAGGTGACAATGAGAATCAAAGAGTTTTATCATGGGTCTTAAAACTACCAGTCTCTTCTCTTATCTTCTCTTGATACACTGCAAGTTGGTATTATACTGCTTATTCCTTGAACGAACCCCCAATGACAGCTCATACGCTGGAGAAAGATAATGGTAACCGGAAGATACCAGTGCAGCACTATCTTGCAACTGTATGATAGATTAAGGTGTAGCTAGCTTGTGTATGTATGACAAACAAATGACTAAAGGGAATGTGCACAAATCAAAAgctgaaaataaaatgaagtgCCAGTGGGCACTCAGAAGTCCAACAATTTCATAATACAACTCAAAAATCCAAATCCGTAAACCTATAAGAACACCACATTCAAGTTGATCTTCCCTATTAAACCTGACCACATGCGAACAGCAAAATGAGAGTAAGGTTTAGAGTTGAAGAAAAGTGACTTTCAAACTGGGGATAAGTATTTCTTGGGAATTTCTAACGTCCTCCAAAGACCACTCTCTTGGCTATTAGAGTCTTGATAACAACCTAAAGTTGAACTAAAACAAATATGATTATGCCAGAAATGAGAGTTTATACACAAGGCTACATTCAACGTATATCACTACAACCATCTTTTTTATTCTTGAACCTCAAATAAAGAGTGtagtgtcacggacttagacttccactaagacttccgtgcggcacttgacaacttactcacgaatctttcacgatcttgtaagctcaagtaagcctttaagactagatcgctaagggaatgctagattgtaagaaagacaagagagcttttatgaagaaggcttttgtattacttggaagaatacttgtttgcttgatggttaggaatgctagattgtaagaaagacaagagagcttttatgaagaaggcttttgtattacttggaagaatacttgtttgcttgatggtttgctacaaatgaatgccccctctatttatactactcctaaggggcttaagtgtaaataaaaattgctatacaagtccctccatatttacaaagaagtccctctctagaattctctacacactctagagaattctaagtctttcaagacttctctacaagcttctataaggatctagagtcttccactaacatctccaagactctagattcttctaccttcctcaagatcaagtggcgggtcataacaGTAGACTATAAAACCAGACACCGCAGTATGGTGAACCTACTGTCCAACAACTCAGGCGCTCAGACTGTTAGACATGGGGTATCAGCTTGAAGTAAATTATCTGAATGTTACCACTAGATGGGCCGAATCAAAATGAAAAACATGATGAGAAACTATTTCATTTTCCAATTCTGGTCGTAAATTCGTTATCGATAAGTTGGGTTTGATTCTGAAACGACTCTTCCTCTTTCTTTTAACCGAAGTAGCCATTCTTCCTATTTCTAATTCCAGATAAAGCAAAAGTATTTCTTATTGATCTAAACACcataaataagaaaacaaaCGAATGAAAACAAGCAGAGAGAAGTAAGTAAGTTACAAACTGGATAGATAAACAGATGATAAAAGTaggaaaacaaaataaagaggACCAACAGCCAAAACCTATATACATATAAGCAATTTTCGCTAAGAGTTTACACAAACACAATAAAAATGTCACGAAAATGCAGCTCCTAACAcatttttggtttatttttattttatttatgttagtAACACACACAATTGTGGCAGAAGAGTTTCATGGAGATCTAAGGATTACTAAACAGACAACAAGAGTCATACATTCACTCTATGTCGAGTGTAGAAACAACATCTCTACCCTACAAAGCTAAGGTCTACATACACCCTAACgtctccagaccccacttgtggtcACTGAGTATGTTATTGTACTCTTGTTCTTGAAAACTACATCAAGCAAATCAGCTACAGTATTAATTTCCCTCTTATTTAGGGTAAAAAAGAACTTAGTGGAAGGTAAAGATGTGTTTACAACTTTTCAAACACCAAAGGCATAATAAATTCAGTTTTTGCAAGAAGATACACAACAAATCTGTTACATATGTTCCGAGCGAGaaagattgaatttttaaaatccCCTATTAACTCCAATTACAAGAAACTTGAAGCTTCTTTAAGCAATATTAGCCTCaataaattttcttgaaatgaATAATTAAATACCTCGAATATGAGCTCTGAAATTTGACAAAACAGAAGCTTCTCAATCCCCTGCTGTGCTTCAAATCAAAATTCCCAGCGACTGCTCGAACCGTCCAATTCctattggtttttttttttttgttaaccATGGTTAGATATTAGGGATATTTTTCTTTGCAAGCTCGTTTACCTGATAAAATTGTTTTtgaaatatcacaatcacattcaccttccaaaatttgatattttttgtaatgaaatatgttttaaataatttttcgaGTAAATTTTTAAAGCGCTCAACTAacgatttttattttaaaaagtcacTCAATTTTGTTTTGTAACATAAAAGTCAATCAAGTAATGataattatctcaaaaaatGTAACGACCCCTTCCGATCATTATGGGAGAACCAATAGAAGAATATTTTATGTAAGTTAGAAATTCTAATGTataattcttaatttatttttattatttaatttaaaataagtattttaaaaCATCTTTTTGCTTTGTTCAAATAttacaaaaattattttcaaattattttaactttaaaatatttaaaataagttaatccaAATAGATTCCAGAAACATAGCTAGAGTTAAATCCAAGTTCAAATCTTTTCATTGGCCTTCGCATTCATCAGCCAAAACTTAAGACAAATCGAGTGTTGTGGTGACACATAATAAAATTAGCatatgaatcataattcatcttgTTCGTTTTAGTTTGAGTTCATTATTAGTGTTGGAAAAAATATACAATAATGATATTGGATAAGAGTTAGAAAATAGAAAATACCGTATCTTGGTAAGTCACTGCTTTGAAGTCAATTTCAACTTGACTCCGATGCAAATCGTTAAGGTCGATCACTCCCAAAAGTTTCATAACACTTTCAAACACATACACTCATGGCTGGAAATTTGAAGTTGCACAAATATAATTATCCAGAAATTTACAATAAGAATGATGACAATTTGAGATAATAAAAGAATTGGTGAAAGAGGGAGTAAATGAAAGAGaggcttttgtttctctcaTGTATATTTAGCTCACAAATTAAATGATACTCCTTAAATAGACATAACACTTACGTTTTCATCAATCAGAAGAATATAAGAAGTTAAAgtaaaattaatgaaataaaacaTTACTCTTGCTTTAGTGACAAAGTTAGCATAATGCAAAGTAACTTCAATTCTTCTAAATAATTCATATCTT
The sequence above is a segment of the Solanum dulcamara chromosome 11, daSolDulc1.2, whole genome shotgun sequence genome. Coding sequences within it:
- the LOC129874619 gene encoding uncharacterized protein LOC129874619 isoform X1, producing MDLLQSYADDEIAESPPQNPNSQSSDQNPSPDSSPIRMLPSKSAAPNVDDTMLALTVAGGAARAQSKPLDPTQHLVGFNPTYEQLWAPIYGPAHPYAKDGLAQGLRNHKLGFVEDASIEPFVFDEQYNTFQKYGYAFDPSENSYIGDLDKMKECDAISVYNIPQHEQKKRKLEKKKEKMEEEDGDEQDVDMTEVENPSTDMWLMRNRKSPWAGKKEGLQVELSEEQKKYAEEYAKKKGEERGGDRDKAEPMVEKSTFHGKEEKDYQGRSWIAPPKDAKAANDHCYIPKRLVHTWSGHTKGVSAIRFFPKHGHLILSAGMDTKVKIWDVYNSGKCMRTYMGHSKAVRDIWFSNDGSKFLTAGYDKYIKYWDTETGQVIQTFTTGKIPYVVRLNPDEDKQNVLLAGMSDKKIVQWDINSGQITQEYDQHLGAVNTITFVDNNRRFVTSSDDKSLRVWEYGIPVVIKYISEPHMHSMPSISPHPNGNWIAAQSLDNQILIYSTRERFQLNKKKRFAGHIVAGYACQVNFSPDGRFVLSGDGEGRCWFWDWKSCKVFRTLKCHEGVCIGVEWHPLEQSKVATCGWDGLIKYWD
- the LOC129874619 gene encoding uncharacterized protein LOC129874619 isoform X2, whose amino-acid sequence is MDLLQSYADDEIAESPPQNPNSQSSDQNPSPDSSPIRMLPSKSAAPNVDDTMLALTVAGGAARAQSKPLDPTQHLVGFNPTYEQLWAPIYGPAHPYAKDGLAQGLRNHKLGFVEDASIEPFVFDEQYNTFQKYGYAFDPSENSYIGDLDKMKECDAISVYNIPQHEQKKRKLEKKKEKMEEEDGDEQDVDMTEVENPSTDMWLMRNRKSPWAGKKEGLQVELSEEQKKYAEEYAKKKGEERGGDRDKAEPMVEKSTFHGKEEKDYQGRSWIAPPKDAKAANDHCYIPKRLVHTWSGHTKGVSAIRFFPKHGHLILSAGMDTKVKIWDVYNSGKCMRTYMGHSKAVRDIWFSNDGSKFLTAGYDKYIKYWDTETGQVIQTFTTGKIPYVVRLNPDEDKQNVLLAGMSDKKIVQWDINSGQITQEYDQHLGAVNTITFVDNNRRFVTSSDDKSLRVWEYGIPVVIKYISEPHMHSMPSISPHPNGNWIAAQSLDNQILIYSTRERFQLNKKKRFAGHIVAGYACQVNFSPDGRFVLSGDGEGRCWFWDWKSCKVFRTLKCHEGVCIGVEWHPLEQSKVATCGWDGLIKYW
- the LOC129873794 gene encoding uncharacterized protein LOC129873794 isoform X2, translating into MSERYPCIVPNFGLHPWFITERTPNWLKTLRVFLESTPAAAVGEIGLDKGSFGRKIDFADQVDVCRQQLQLAKELERPASIHCVRAFGDLLELLKSAGPVPAGFILHSYLGSAEMVPEFAKLGAYFSFSGFLMSMKESKAKKMLKSIPKDRILLETDAPDALPKLSNPDSLYLIEKETSSADGTSSGGINDGNPSEKLHKEDKGNEHQAEIHNHPANLHHVLSYVASLLELTKEELAEISFANACRLFSYEGSKLHQEA
- the LOC129873794 gene encoding uncharacterized protein LOC129873794 isoform X1; translation: MIKLFDSHCHLQDPRIINMFPKVIKTTTETGVVHFAVNGVSEKDWHLVKEMSERYPCIVPNFGLHPWFITERTPNWLKTLRVFLESTPAAAVGEIGLDKGSFGRKIDFADQVDVCRQQLQLAKELERPASIHCVRAFGDLLELLKSAGPVPAGFILHSYLGSAEMVPEFAKLGAYFSFSGFLMSMKESKAKKMLKSIPKDRILLETDAPDALPKLSNPDSLYLIEKETSSADGTSSGGINDGNPSEKLHKEDKGNEHQAEIHNHPANLHHVLSYVASLLELTKEELAEISFANACRLFSYEGSKLHQEA